GCATTGATGAAAAAATCTTGACACAGGTATATACTGCATCTTTGAAAGTATTAGAATCAAAACAACGCTTTCAAAATATGATGAAAAGATAAAGAATACTTATTTATTTTTAATTAAATATAAAAAAGACCTACAATAATTACTAAAATGTGAACTGCACCCCAAAAGTTGGACAAAAAAACAACTTTTGGAGGTGCAGCTTTTTTATGACTAAATACTCAAATGAATTTAAAGTTAAAGCAATTAAAATGGTTTTAAAAGGAGATTCTATTTCTCATGTATCTAAAATTCTAAACATGCCAAATACAGCTTCTCTTTGTAGATGGATATCTCATTATGAACATGATGGCATTTCACAACTTCTTCATAAAAATCGTAAATATACTCCTATCTTTAAGCAAAAAGTTATTGAATATAAATGGCTACATCATTTATCATTAAATCAAACAGCAGCCAAATTTTCCATTCCTAATACTGGTACAATTTCTACATGGGAAAAATTGTATAGCTCTTATGGATTTTCTGGCTTAGTTTCTAAGAAACGAGGTAGACCATCTATGAAAAAATCTAAAAACAAAGTTAACAAACCTAAAAAAGAACTTTCTTATGTTGAAAAATTGGAACAAGAAGTTTATCAATTAAGGATGGAAAATGACCTATTAAAAAAGTGGCATGCCTTAATGAAGCAATGGGAAAAGGAAGGAAGACACTAGTTTTAGTAATTGCTAAATTAAGGAAAAAATATACTCTAAAAGCCCTATTAAACTATACAAAATTAGCTAAAAGCACATATTATGATGCATTAAAAAAATTATCAAAAGAAGACAAATATAAAGGATTAAAAACATTAATTCATAATATTTGTAATAAAAATCATGGAAGATATGGATATAGAAGAGTAACTTTGCAACTGCATAAACAAGGAATAAAAGTCAATCATAAAGTAGTTATGAGATTAATGAAAGAAGAAAATTTAACATGTAAAGTAAGAGCAAAGAAATATAAATCTTATAGAGGGCAAGAAGGGAAAATAGCTAAAAATATATTAAATAGAAATTTCAAAGCATCAAAACCAAACGAAAAATGGGCAACGGATGTAACAGAATTTGCATTATGTAATGAAAAAATATACTTATCACCAATAATAGATTTATATAACGGAGAAATAATAAGTTATAAAATATCGAAAAGACCAATACTAAAGCAAGTATTAGATATGGTAGAAGATGCAACAAGAAAGATAAAAGAAACGAAAGGAATAATTCTACATTCAGACCAAGGATGGCAGTATCAGAATAAAAGATATCAGGAGTTATTAAAAGAAAAAGGCATTATCCAAAGCATGAGCCGAAAAGGAAATTGCTTAGATAATGCCGTAATAGAAAATTTCTTTGGTTTATTAAAAAGCGAATTGTTCTATTTAAAAAAATTCAAATCCGTTGAAGATTTTATAAAAGAGTTAAAATCTTATATAAAATATTATAATACAAAACGGATAAAGATAAAACTAAAAGGACTTAGTCCCGTAGAATATAGAACTAAGTCTCAATTAGTAGCTTAATTAATATGTCCAATATTTTGGGTGCATATCATAAAGGTAGTCTTTCTTTTTTGTTAAATAAATATGATGAATAAAAAAGCTAAGCCCTTAGTTAAGGACTTAGCTATATTTTTTATCTTATTCCCATTCGATTGTAGCTGGTGGTTTAGAAGTTATATCATACACAACTCTGTTTACGCCAGGTACTTCGTTTACAATGCGACGGGATACTTTGTCTAATACTTCATATGGAATTCTAGCCCATTCAGAAGTCATTGCATCGCTACTTGTTACAGCACGGAGTGCAATAGTATGGCAATAAGTACGGCTATCGCCCATAACGCCTACAGAGCGGATATTTGGCAAGCAAGCGAAATACTGCCAGATTTTTTCAGAAAGACCAGCTTTAGCTACTTCATCGCGGAAGATAGCATCTGCTTCACGAACTACAGCGAGTTTATCTTCAGTGATTTCACCGAGTACGCGGATAGCAAGACCAGGACCTGGGAATGGTTGACGCCATACGAGGTCATGAGGAATGCCTAATTCTTCACCTACAGCGCGTACTTCATCTTTAAATAATTCGCGCAATGGTTCGATAAGGTCAAATTGAATGTCTTCTGGTAAACCACCTACATTGTGATGGCTTTTGATAGTAGCAGATGTTTTTGTACCACTTTCAACAACGTCTGGATAAATTGTACCTTGTACAAGGTAATCGATTTTTCCGAGTTTGTTAGCTTCTGCTTCAAATACACGAATGAATTCTTCACCGATGATTTTGCGTTTACGTTCTGGGTCAGATACGCCAGCGAGTTTGCCTAAGAAACGGTCTTTGGCATTTACGCGAATGAGGTTCATGTCGAATTGTTTACGGAAAACGTGTTCAACTTGGTCACCTTCGTCTTTACGTAAAAGACCATGGTCAACGAATACGCAAGTTAATTGTTTGCCTACAGCTTTATGAACGAGTACAGCTGCAACGGAGGAGTCAACGCCGCCACTCAATGCACATAAAACTTTTTTATCGCCTACGATTTTTTTGATTTCAGCAATTTTTGTTTGAGCGAAAGAGCTCATTGTCCAGTCGCCTTTTAAGCCACAGATTTTAAACAAGAAGTTCTGTATCATTTTTTGACCAAATGGTGTATGTTCAACTTCTGGGTGGAATTGTACAC
The window above is part of the Megamonas hypermegale genome. Proteins encoded here:
- a CDS encoding IS3 family transposase (programmed frameshift), translating into MTKYSNEFKVKAIKMVLKGDSISHVSKILNMPNTASLCRWISHYEHDGISQLLHKNRKYTPIFKQKVIEYKWLHHLSLNQTAAKFSIPNTGTISTWEKLYSSYGFSGLVSKKRGRPSMKKSKNKVNKPKKELSYVEKLEQEVYQLRMENDLLKKWHALMKQWEKEKTLVLVIAKLRKKYTLKALLNYTKLAKSTYYDALKKLSKEDKYKGLKTLIHNICNKNHGRYGYRRVTLQLHKQGIKVNHKVVMRLMKEENLTCKVRAKKYKSYRGQEGKIAKNILNRNFKASKPNEKWATDVTEFALCNEKIYLSPIIDLYNGEIISYKISKRPILKQVLDMVEDATRKIKETKGIILHSDQGWQYQNKRYQELLKEKGIIQSMSRKGNCLDNAVIENFFGLLKSELFYLKKFKSVEDFIKELKSYIKYYNTKRIKIKLKGLSPVEYRTKSQLVA
- the guaA gene encoding glutamine-hydrolyzing GMP synthase is translated as MVLVIDFGGQYNQLIARRVRECGVYCEIVPYDYTIEKIKAKNPQAIIFTGGPSSVYADNTPQADPKIFELGIPVLGICYGHQFMAHNLGGKVAHAEAGEYGKMNIKLDVTSDLFSGISHDEICWMSHRDYVEKVPQGFKTIAFTEHTPVAAMCDDSRKLYGVQFHPEVEHTPFGQKMIQNFLFKICGLKGDWTMSSFAQTKIAEIKKIVGDKKVLCALSGGVDSSVAAVLVHKAVGKQLTCVFVDHGLLRKDEGDQVEHVFRKQFDMNLIRVNAKDRFLGKLAGVSDPERKRKIIGEEFIRVFEAEANKLGKIDYLVQGTIYPDVVESGTKTSATIKSHHNVGGLPEDIQFDLIEPLRELFKDEVRAVGEELGIPHDLVWRQPFPGPGLAIRVLGEITEDKLAVVREADAIFRDEVAKAGLSEKIWQYFACLPNIRSVGVMGDSRTYCHTIALRAVTSSDAMTSEWARIPYEVLDKVSRRIVNEVPGVNRVVYDITSKPPATIEWE